In the genome of Paenibacillus pabuli, one region contains:
- the rph gene encoding ribonuclease PH, producing MMRSNGRTSDQLRPMNLTINTNKYAEGSVLIEVGDTKVICTATVEERVPPFMKGQGKGWVTAEYSMLPRATHTRNQREANRGKLTGRTMEIQRLIGRALRSVVNLQALGERTITLDCDVIQADGGTRTTSITGSFVALALAVNKIAQQHKLQVFPITDFIAAVSVGVVGEQPVLDLNYDEDSKAKVDMNLVMTGGGKYVELQGTGEEAPFDRRELNAMLELGEQGILEMIERQKEVLGPIALKIGARGLGEA from the coding sequence ATGATGAGATCTAACGGACGAACCAGCGACCAGCTGCGCCCGATGAATTTAACAATTAACACGAATAAATACGCCGAAGGTTCTGTACTGATTGAAGTGGGAGATACCAAGGTTATTTGTACAGCTACGGTGGAGGAACGTGTTCCTCCCTTTATGAAAGGGCAGGGTAAAGGCTGGGTAACGGCTGAATACTCCATGCTGCCACGTGCAACACATACCCGGAATCAGCGTGAAGCGAACCGTGGCAAATTGACTGGACGCACGATGGAAATTCAGCGTCTGATTGGCCGGGCACTGCGCTCGGTCGTTAATTTGCAGGCGCTTGGTGAGCGTACGATTACACTGGACTGTGATGTTATACAAGCCGATGGAGGTACACGTACAACGTCCATTACCGGTTCGTTTGTAGCCCTGGCCCTCGCGGTGAACAAAATTGCCCAACAGCATAAATTGCAAGTATTCCCGATTACGGATTTCATTGCAGCGGTAAGTGTAGGTGTCGTTGGAGAGCAGCCTGTGCTGGATCTGAACTACGATGAAGATTCCAAAGCCAAGGTAGATATGAACCTCGTAATGACAGGCGGCGGGAAATATGTGGAGCTTCAGGGAACAGGCGAAGAAGCGCCATTTGACCGTCGTGAGCTGAACGCAATGCTGGAGCTGGGTGAGCAGGGGATTCTGGAAATGATTGAGCGTCAAAAAGAAGTGCTCGGTCCCATTGCACTCAAGATCGGTGCTCGTGGATTAGGTGAAGCCTAA
- a CDS encoding GerMN domain-containing protein, with protein sequence MSKIRYLRTASAAALLSIPVVLSGCGMFGAQSSEAVDPPPPIQEAAMIQAAEGNGSLAKLPLTTVYLQDQQGLLAPVSMTLPSGTDVSSPKTALDTLVTGGPYAGMLPEGFQGVLPQGTVVQNVTIHPDDKLAVVEFSGNFAKYDAKNERKMLEAVTWTLTGTPDVQNVQIWVDGKKLTQMPVNSTPLPEPLNRAVGINLDLGDTFTTNSSPVTVYFSAASPAGIQYYVPVTRLVTPGGDRVQAALNELIKGPAKGGELEEVMTGGTQLQSVKTSEDGTVTVALKDDMFTEGDVVPSELLQSVVLTTAENTAGKEAKVQIEWNGQKTVMSDDNRDYSAPVSKPEYINEIPI encoded by the coding sequence ATGAGTAAGATCCGTTATTTGCGTACAGCTTCTGCAGCTGCGCTGTTGAGTATTCCTGTGGTGTTATCCGGATGTGGCATGTTTGGGGCACAGTCCTCCGAGGCCGTTGATCCACCGCCTCCGATTCAGGAAGCGGCCATGATTCAGGCAGCCGAAGGCAATGGATCACTCGCCAAGCTGCCGCTTACAACCGTATATCTGCAGGACCAGCAAGGGTTGCTTGCTCCGGTATCCATGACGCTTCCGTCGGGAACCGATGTCAGCAGTCCCAAGACCGCTCTGGATACACTCGTGACGGGTGGTCCATATGCAGGGATGCTGCCTGAGGGATTTCAGGGCGTTCTCCCGCAGGGCACCGTTGTTCAGAACGTAACGATTCATCCGGATGACAAGTTGGCAGTTGTGGAGTTCTCCGGCAACTTTGCCAAGTATGATGCCAAGAACGAGCGCAAAATGCTGGAGGCTGTAACTTGGACACTCACGGGTACACCGGATGTTCAGAACGTTCAGATCTGGGTGGACGGCAAAAAGCTGACTCAAATGCCAGTAAACAGCACGCCGCTGCCTGAGCCGTTGAATCGGGCCGTAGGCATTAATCTCGATCTGGGTGATACATTCACGACCAACAGCAGTCCGGTAACGGTTTATTTCTCAGCTGCTTCACCAGCAGGCATTCAGTATTATGTACCGGTTACACGTCTTGTGACACCAGGTGGGGACCGCGTGCAGGCGGCGTTGAATGAACTGATCAAAGGACCAGCCAAAGGCGGCGAACTGGAAGAAGTCATGACAGGTGGAACGCAGCTGCAATCGGTCAAAACGTCCGAGGATGGCACCGTAACGGTTGCGCTCAAAGACGACATGTTCACTGAGGGGGATGTCGTACCAAGTGAACTGCTGCAATCCGTCGTGTTGACCACGGCTGAGAACACTGCGGGCAAGGAAGCGAAAGTCCAGATCGAATGGAATGGGCAAAAGACAGTCATGAGTGATGATAATCGCGATTACAGTGCCCCCGTATCGAAGCCTGAATATATCAATGAAATTCCAATTTAA
- a CDS encoding phosphatidylglycerophosphatase A family protein, with translation MEHPKQEKIPYSLNSRKVAEATREWLHKRGVTILEIAELVMMLQKKYYPGLTMEECIDNVEKVLQKREVQNAVLTGIQLDLLAEQGKLIPPLQEMIENDEGLYGVDEILAFSIVNVYGSIGFTNYGYVDKLKPGVLERLNDKSLGPVHTFLDDIVGAIASAASSRIAHRKQSELEEALGDKPVSDDIV, from the coding sequence ATGGAACATCCTAAGCAAGAAAAAATCCCTTATAGCCTGAACAGCCGCAAAGTGGCAGAGGCAACGAGGGAATGGCTGCACAAGCGGGGCGTTACGATCCTTGAGATCGCAGAACTGGTCATGATGCTGCAGAAAAAATATTACCCGGGTCTTACGATGGAAGAATGTATCGACAATGTGGAGAAGGTTCTCCAAAAACGCGAGGTACAGAACGCAGTGCTGACTGGCATTCAGCTCGATTTGCTGGCAGAACAAGGCAAGCTCATACCTCCCTTGCAGGAGATGATTGAGAATGATGAAGGGTTATATGGCGTGGATGAGATTCTCGCATTCTCCATCGTCAACGTATACGGCAGTATCGGATTTACGAATTACGGTTATGTAGACAAGCTAAAACCCGGTGTTCTTGAACGTCTGAACGACAAGAGCCTCGGGCCTGTGCATACGTTTCTGGATGATATCGTGGGGGCTATTGCCTCGGCGGCCAGCAGCCGGATTGCGCATCGCAAACAATCGGAGCTTGAAGAAGCTTTGGGAGATAAGCCAGTAAGCGATGATATCGTATAA
- a CDS encoding ferric reductase-like transmembrane domain-containing protein — protein MAQWIVDYLPTWNIIRISGIAAYLLLFAGVFLGIAQGMPMAKGKPKAVMFKWHTRTTWLAFGLGLVHALTLYIDHYSPFAWSELLIPFTASVHPIGSGLGTLSLYGLVIVLLSSDLRNKLGRKWWFMFHMLSYPVFIGLLFHGMVTGSDSSHVLMRLMYVFTGLSIIGITVLRGLLRERKGPDITIGSSRVQPKPASAEQNWREIYRLAGTGRQEHLK, from the coding sequence ATGGCGCAATGGATTGTAGATTACCTGCCGACATGGAATATCATTCGAATTAGTGGGATAGCCGCATATTTGCTGCTCTTTGCGGGTGTGTTTCTGGGAATTGCCCAAGGGATGCCCATGGCCAAAGGCAAACCAAAAGCAGTCATGTTTAAATGGCATACCCGAACGACCTGGCTCGCCTTTGGACTTGGACTCGTACATGCGTTAACCCTGTATATTGATCATTATAGCCCTTTCGCCTGGAGTGAATTGCTCATTCCGTTTACGGCTTCAGTGCATCCAATTGGTAGCGGACTGGGCACGTTATCGCTTTATGGTTTGGTGATCGTGCTGCTATCCAGTGACCTGCGTAACAAGCTTGGCCGCAAATGGTGGTTTATGTTCCACATGTTGTCTTATCCCGTTTTTATCGGTTTATTGTTTCATGGCATGGTTACAGGCTCCGATTCAAGCCATGTGCTTATGCGTCTGATGTATGTATTCACCGGCTTGAGCATCATTGGTATCACGGTACTTCGTGGTTTGTTGCGAGAACGCAAAGGCCCGGATATTACCATTGGATCCAGTCGTGTACAGCCTAAGCCGGCATCAGCCGAACAGAATTGGAGAGAGATATATCGTTTGGCGGGAACGGGAAGACAGGAACATCTGAAATAG
- a CDS encoding FAD:protein FMN transferase, with product MSRTEQVSRLLKFRFRAMNTDVEVQLAAGREEAEHAAALVKNWFETQEQRFSRFVADSELNRLNRCTGWMPVSAAMDEVLSLAYGYIGQTEGIFQPGISQALRASGYDVSFEQLQQRELRQSGTERRLDIRQLNITDVQNDDYEYSRPRWIQREGSRMVHKDPGTELDLGGIVKGWAVERIADWLQRTLHIPAGLINAGGDIQAWGTTLHPMWSVQVNDPYQEERNLMGRIQLRKGAVATSGVIRRQWHNTDGSLSHHLIDPRTMKPADTDVLQCTVLGQHASQCEIIAKTVCIMGSAEAVGWLNRHYDRHDILWMTQDGSTCFRGNTDTLAECWPGFDPDHRFSLL from the coding sequence ATGAGCCGCACGGAGCAAGTCTCCCGTCTGCTTAAGTTCCGCTTCCGGGCGATGAATACCGACGTGGAAGTTCAGTTAGCAGCGGGACGGGAAGAGGCTGAGCATGCGGCAGCGCTGGTGAAGAACTGGTTCGAAACGCAGGAACAACGGTTCAGCCGATTTGTGGCAGACAGTGAATTGAACCGTCTGAACCGTTGCACGGGATGGATGCCGGTCTCCGCAGCAATGGATGAAGTGTTAAGTTTGGCATACGGATATATTGGTCAGACGGAAGGGATTTTTCAGCCTGGTATATCTCAGGCTCTGCGGGCTTCCGGTTACGATGTCAGCTTCGAGCAGTTACAGCAAAGAGAACTGCGTCAATCAGGAACTGAACGCAGATTGGACATCCGACAATTGAATATAACAGATGTTCAGAATGACGACTATGAATATAGTCGCCCACGTTGGATTCAAAGGGAAGGCAGCCGAATGGTTCATAAGGACCCTGGGACGGAGCTGGACCTTGGGGGAATTGTTAAGGGCTGGGCCGTTGAGCGTATCGCTGATTGGCTGCAACGGACCCTCCATATTCCAGCGGGATTAATTAATGCAGGTGGAGATATTCAGGCATGGGGGACAACACTTCATCCAATGTGGTCCGTACAAGTCAACGATCCCTATCAGGAGGAGCGTAATCTGATGGGCAGAATTCAATTGAGAAAAGGCGCGGTTGCCACTTCAGGAGTGATACGAAGACAATGGCACAATACGGACGGAAGCCTTTCACATCATTTAATTGATCCCCGGACGATGAAGCCGGCGGATACCGATGTGCTGCAGTGTACCGTTTTGGGACAGCATGCGTCGCAATGCGAGATTATTGCCAAGACGGTCTGCATTATGGGGAGTGCCGAGGCCGTGGGCTGGTTAAACCGACATTATGATCGACATGACATCCTGTGGATGACTCAGGATGGAAGCACTTGCTTTAGAGGAAATACCGATACGCTTGCTGAATGCTGGCCCGGTTTTGATCCGGATCACCGTTTCAGTCTTTTATAA
- a CDS encoding MBL fold metallo-hydrolase, whose translation MKRTESISMPAGMHRVKITMAFPLRWVNSYVLHEPDGTITIVDPGPRSAETEQEWHEALADHNLTFQDIRQIVLTHHHPDHLGLSGWIQQQTGVPVRMSTRSRQEADYMWGTEATINTILPEYYGRHGMPEDKTQQIREHMEGFISQITPLPVVTPIEDGEWLVMGGKKWLAVETGGHAPGHLSFYAPDSKEILCGDAVLPQISPNISLQPGSDDQPLLSYMQGLHRLGALDVEAAYPGHRNPFGHFADRTVYLLTHHEERLQKMMEKILEVPTSAYDICVFMFGDRLGTHQLRFAMSETLAHLQELIRRKRIVQEQQLDSKFIFREHIQD comes from the coding sequence ATGAAGCGAACGGAATCCATTTCCATGCCAGCAGGCATGCATCGGGTCAAGATTACGATGGCTTTTCCCCTGCGTTGGGTGAACAGCTATGTGCTTCATGAACCGGATGGAACAATAACGATTGTTGATCCAGGACCACGCAGCGCTGAGACGGAGCAGGAGTGGCACGAAGCACTCGCTGATCACAATTTAACTTTTCAGGATATCCGTCAAATTGTACTGACCCACCATCATCCCGATCATCTGGGGTTGTCCGGCTGGATACAGCAGCAAACGGGTGTGCCTGTACGAATGTCCACACGATCACGCCAGGAAGCGGATTACATGTGGGGAACGGAGGCGACCATAAATACGATTTTGCCTGAATATTATGGCCGCCATGGAATGCCGGAAGACAAAACTCAGCAGATCCGCGAACATATGGAGGGGTTCATCTCACAGATTACACCACTCCCGGTAGTGACACCGATTGAAGATGGAGAATGGCTGGTTATGGGCGGGAAAAAGTGGCTTGCAGTGGAAACAGGTGGCCACGCACCAGGGCATTTATCCTTCTATGCACCGGACTCCAAAGAGATCTTGTGTGGAGATGCCGTATTGCCTCAGATCTCGCCGAATATCAGCTTGCAGCCGGGAAGTGACGATCAGCCCTTGCTGTCTTACATGCAAGGGCTGCATCGACTGGGGGCTTTGGATGTAGAAGCGGCATATCCAGGGCATCGGAACCCGTTCGGCCACTTTGCTGATCGAACGGTCTATCTGCTTACTCATCATGAAGAGCGCCTTCAGAAGATGATGGAGAAAATCCTGGAAGTGCCGACGAGTGCGTATGATATCTGTGTATTTATGTTCGGAGACCGCTTGGGAACACATCAGCTTCGTTTTGCGATGAGTGAGACGTTGGCGCATCTGCAGGAATTGATCCGGCGGAAGCGTATTGTACAGGAGCAGCAGTTAGATAGTAAGTTCATCTTTAGGGAACATATTCAGGATTAA
- a CDS encoding class I SAM-dependent methyltransferase, translated as MTEWYEESFGEDYLLVYKHRDVQGAYQEVHKMINWLKLQPKSRVLDLCCGMGRHSLALADAGFQVTGIDLSDVLLREARELDTEHRVEWYHADMRELPLKGGFDAVVNLFTSFGYFREDGEQLRVLRAIHRMLKPGGSYIIDFMNTAYVTRHLVQHSTRESEGQHIEEYRKIQDGFVQKEIHITDTASGQKPRIYQERVKLYTREQLRDLLHEAGLVVDQVHGGYDEEKYDEQTSPRMIFVGHRPVQ; from the coding sequence ATGACGGAATGGTATGAAGAGAGTTTTGGTGAAGACTATCTCCTGGTGTACAAACATCGGGATGTACAAGGTGCATATCAGGAAGTACATAAAATGATAAACTGGTTAAAGCTTCAGCCGAAATCCAGAGTACTGGATCTGTGCTGTGGTATGGGCCGTCATTCTCTGGCCCTTGCTGACGCTGGTTTCCAGGTGACCGGAATCGACCTGTCTGATGTGCTTCTGCGTGAAGCACGTGAATTGGACACTGAACATCGTGTAGAGTGGTACCACGCCGATATGCGTGAGCTTCCGCTGAAAGGCGGATTTGACGCGGTGGTCAATCTGTTTACCTCATTTGGTTATTTTCGAGAGGATGGAGAGCAGCTAAGAGTGCTGCGCGCCATTCATCGGATGTTGAAGCCGGGGGGGAGTTATATTATTGATTTTATGAACACAGCTTATGTGACTCGCCATCTGGTGCAGCATTCAACACGTGAAAGCGAAGGACAGCATATTGAGGAGTATCGCAAGATTCAGGATGGATTTGTGCAAAAAGAAATACATATCACCGATACCGCATCGGGCCAAAAACCTCGAATCTATCAGGAACGCGTCAAACTGTACACTCGTGAACAACTACGTGATCTGCTTCACGAGGCAGGACTCGTGGTAGATCAGGTACATGGCGGTTATGATGAAGAGAAGTACGATGAGCAGACATCGCCCCGAATGATTTTTGTCGGCCATCGACCTGTGCAGTAG
- a CDS encoding DUF72 domain-containing protein, translating to MIRIGLTGWGDQEDLYPNRTKAKDKLRLYGQYFTTVEVDSSFYAVQPRDRMARWAAETPESFAFIVKAYQGMTGHLRGKPYFTSTSEMYKAFRESLEPVMEAGKMQAALFQYPPWFECNRDNVNELREVKLRMEGIPCALEFRHRSWYEEGMRERTLAFLKEQGWIHSVCDEPQAGPGSIPIVPEATDAEMTLVRMHGRNVSGWHQNGAPNWRETRYLYRYNQEELLEWKGYLEQLQEQSKDVYVIFNNNSGGDAAANAQMMMELLEQPVKPFPDRTEPEEEEGPEQLELF from the coding sequence ATGATTCGGATTGGACTTACAGGCTGGGGAGATCAGGAAGACTTGTACCCCAATCGTACCAAAGCGAAGGACAAGCTCCGTCTGTATGGACAATATTTTACGACCGTGGAGGTCGACAGTTCCTTCTACGCCGTTCAGCCTCGGGACCGGATGGCACGCTGGGCAGCGGAGACGCCCGAATCCTTTGCTTTTATCGTCAAAGCCTATCAAGGAATGACAGGACATCTGCGGGGAAAGCCCTATTTCACAAGCACCTCGGAGATGTACAAGGCTTTTCGCGAATCCCTGGAGCCTGTCATGGAAGCAGGCAAAATGCAAGCGGCCTTGTTCCAGTACCCTCCGTGGTTTGAATGCAATCGGGACAATGTCAATGAACTCCGTGAGGTAAAGCTGAGAATGGAAGGCATCCCATGTGCCCTCGAATTTCGTCATCGCAGCTGGTATGAAGAGGGCATGCGTGAACGGACGCTGGCATTTCTGAAGGAACAAGGCTGGATTCACAGCGTCTGTGACGAACCTCAAGCAGGCCCAGGCTCTATCCCTATTGTACCCGAAGCTACCGATGCTGAGATGACGCTGGTGCGCATGCACGGGCGCAATGTATCCGGCTGGCACCAAAATGGTGCCCCCAATTGGCGTGAGACCCGTTACCTGTATCGCTACAACCAGGAAGAACTGCTGGAGTGGAAGGGCTATCTGGAGCAATTGCAAGAGCAGAGCAAGGATGTTTATGTGATTTTCAACAACAACTCGGGCGGCGACGCTGCTGCCAATGCTCAGATGATGATGGAGCTGCTGGAGCAGCCCGTAAAGCCTTTCCCTGACCGTACGGAGCCGGAGGAGGAAGAGGGACCTGAGCAACTGGAACTGTTCTAA
- a CDS encoding glycoside hydrolase family 88/105 protein, whose translation MYDSIPDILTTVAQRYIGDHPKHSFLFRAYHRGGFRRLGDYRYDLNLDAKWKEARAGQYVYVWGKLWSQQEATLNTGLNCYSPVTIYVNGEEIFKSELLQELFPERRTQIPISVKYGWNDVLLCFVKTEVGFGGIYGTASFKNFPLHFLTPGVDRHGQEGWLYSEPVDEPLSVLPRDGMTEAETSLSWYPRREWTEKEQNAGAFARIFGVEQSAVAFAWSKLDVIQPGSSPVLLQGKHEGALTLYVDGKEIYSAGESSNFRIELPRRFGPSDLVAKGESKAGSKLWGFTLEDVEDSTAKGWRLRPPHPVAGCSDAWLFTGVFSPGSEPSPEDVVVTDTVFDDGAQGVYWHVDLPDTSVRPYLENTHYGKWNYPLGVTLLGLLQIGQELGREDYVQYVRDHISLSTSFDRYGLWDRERYGAAGINNQLSAIDSLDDCGSFGSTLLAAMELGDIRGGRDTADRIAGYITDEQERLDDGAFYRVRGSGEMRQETMWCDDLYMSTPFLMRYGQLTGVTSYWDDAINQFLMFRKYLYIPEQQIMSHVYDFVRGRATGIPWGRGNGWVLFSLTELLSILPSDHVKRPELLSFYRDLCQGYLALQGENGLWHQVLNRTDSYEETSCTSMFIYAYARGIREGWLEQPEVYLDAVRKGWEGMTRLSIDYKGNVYGVCRGSGYSFTALYYRDDLGWILNDTHGIGIVLLAGIEAYKMNQQLSQNSLDSSVTAAQR comes from the coding sequence GTGTATGATTCCATTCCGGATATTCTGACCACGGTGGCCCAGCGATACATTGGTGACCATCCGAAGCACTCCTTTTTGTTCCGAGCGTACCATCGAGGAGGTTTCCGCAGACTTGGGGATTACCGTTATGATCTGAATCTGGATGCCAAGTGGAAGGAGGCACGTGCAGGACAGTACGTGTACGTATGGGGCAAGTTGTGGAGCCAGCAGGAGGCTACGCTGAATACGGGCCTGAACTGTTATAGTCCGGTGACGATCTACGTGAATGGAGAAGAGATTTTCAAATCCGAACTGCTGCAGGAGCTGTTTCCCGAGCGCAGAACCCAAATTCCGATTTCCGTGAAATATGGCTGGAACGATGTGCTGCTTTGTTTTGTCAAAACAGAGGTCGGATTCGGCGGAATTTATGGCACGGCTTCATTCAAAAATTTCCCGCTTCACTTCCTCACACCAGGTGTCGATCGCCATGGTCAAGAGGGATGGTTGTACTCTGAACCCGTTGATGAACCTCTATCAGTACTGCCTCGTGATGGCATGACTGAAGCAGAAACGAGCCTCTCCTGGTATCCGCGCAGAGAATGGACAGAAAAGGAACAGAACGCTGGAGCTTTCGCCAGAATCTTTGGTGTCGAGCAGTCCGCTGTGGCGTTCGCATGGTCCAAACTGGATGTCATCCAACCGGGATCGTCACCTGTTCTTCTGCAAGGGAAACATGAGGGCGCACTCACCCTGTACGTTGATGGCAAGGAGATTTATTCCGCCGGGGAAAGCAGCAATTTCCGCATTGAGCTGCCTCGCCGCTTCGGTCCATCTGATCTGGTCGCAAAAGGTGAATCCAAAGCTGGGAGCAAGTTGTGGGGATTCACATTGGAGGATGTGGAAGATTCCACTGCGAAAGGCTGGAGATTAAGACCACCTCATCCGGTTGCAGGATGCTCCGATGCGTGGCTGTTTACGGGTGTATTTTCCCCAGGCTCTGAACCTTCTCCCGAAGACGTCGTGGTAACAGATACTGTTTTTGATGATGGAGCCCAAGGCGTGTACTGGCATGTAGATCTTCCCGACACGAGTGTTCGTCCCTATTTGGAAAATACCCATTATGGTAAATGGAATTATCCACTCGGTGTTACCCTGCTTGGACTTCTACAGATTGGACAGGAGTTGGGGCGTGAAGACTATGTTCAGTATGTGCGGGACCATATCAGCCTGAGTACGTCATTTGACCGTTACGGTCTATGGGATCGGGAAAGGTACGGCGCCGCGGGAATCAATAATCAGTTGTCTGCCATCGACAGTCTGGATGATTGCGGTTCATTTGGCTCTACGCTGCTAGCAGCGATGGAACTTGGCGACATTCGTGGAGGCAGGGATACAGCAGATCGTATTGCGGGTTATATTACGGATGAACAGGAACGTCTGGACGACGGAGCCTTTTATCGTGTTCGAGGCAGCGGAGAGATGCGCCAGGAAACGATGTGGTGTGATGATCTGTATATGAGCACACCTTTCCTGATGCGTTACGGGCAACTGACGGGAGTTACGTCTTATTGGGATGATGCGATCAACCAATTCCTGATGTTCCGCAAATATCTCTACATTCCCGAACAACAGATCATGTCTCATGTGTATGATTTTGTGCGTGGACGGGCGACAGGCATCCCATGGGGGCGCGGAAACGGATGGGTTCTGTTTTCGCTAACCGAATTGCTATCGATTCTGCCAAGCGATCACGTCAAACGGCCGGAACTGCTGAGCTTCTACCGGGATTTATGTCAGGGGTACCTGGCGCTGCAAGGTGAAAATGGTCTCTGGCATCAGGTGCTGAACCGCACGGATTCGTATGAGGAAACCTCCTGCACATCGATGTTCATCTACGCCTATGCCCGCGGTATTCGTGAAGGCTGGCTAGAGCAGCCAGAAGTCTATCTGGATGCGGTGCGCAAAGGATGGGAAGGCATGACCCGTCTGTCCATCGATTACAAAGGCAATGTGTACGGTGTATGCCGGGGTTCGGGTTATTCCTTTACCGCACTCTATTACCGGGATGATCTGGGCTGGATTCTGAACGATACGCACGGAATAGGCATTGTGCTCTTGGCCGGGATTGAAGCGTATAAAATGAACCAGCAGTTAAGTCAGAATTCGCTCGATTCTTCGGTCACAGCCGCACAACGCTAG
- a CDS encoding polysaccharide deacetylase family protein: MGHRIQFDRYPGGVMKALTLSYDDGVVHDRRLVDIFNQHGLRGTFNLNSGTLSKPGRIETTEVAKLYAGHEVAVHTVTHPTLPYVPDELLTEEIMEDRRVLEQLVGYPVRGMAYPNGGYDRSLSTKLEWLGIDYARTVESHGRYTLPERPLEWHPTCHHNHDLSAHAERFIKHTKTGTPLLLYVWGHSYEFNDNDNWQVIEQFAEQIGGRDDIWYATNIEVIAYWKAVKRLECSADRSIIHNPSAISVWFTTDQQVVEVKAGETLRLTERIKG; the protein is encoded by the coding sequence ATGGGACATCGTATCCAGTTTGACCGCTACCCGGGTGGCGTGATGAAGGCGTTAACACTCAGTTATGACGATGGCGTGGTGCATGATCGCAGACTGGTGGACATTTTCAATCAGCATGGACTGCGGGGCACATTCAATCTGAATTCCGGTACGCTGAGCAAGCCTGGCCGAATTGAGACGACAGAAGTTGCGAAGTTATATGCCGGGCATGAAGTGGCTGTACATACGGTCACCCATCCCACATTGCCCTATGTCCCGGATGAACTGCTGACTGAAGAGATTATGGAAGATCGGAGAGTGCTGGAACAGCTTGTCGGTTATCCGGTAAGAGGTATGGCTTACCCGAACGGGGGTTATGACCGATCTCTCAGTACCAAGCTTGAATGGCTTGGCATCGATTATGCAAGGACGGTTGAATCCCATGGCAGGTACACGCTGCCTGAGCGGCCGCTGGAATGGCATCCAACCTGCCACCACAACCATGATTTATCGGCTCACGCCGAACGATTTATCAAGCATACGAAGACAGGTACGCCGCTTTTATTATATGTATGGGGTCACAGCTACGAATTCAATGATAACGACAATTGGCAGGTTATAGAGCAATTTGCTGAGCAGATCGGTGGCCGGGACGACATATGGTACGCCACAAACATCGAAGTGATAGCTTACTGGAAAGCGGTCAAACGTCTGGAATGTTCAGCTGATCGGTCCATCATTCACAATCCGTCGGCCATCTCCGTCTGGTTTACGACCGATCAGCAGGTGGTGGAAGTGAAAGCTGGAGAGACATTACGACTAACCGAACGAATCAAGGGATAG